GACGTGACAGATAAGGTGATTGCCAAACTTCATGACTATGGCATTCGTTTGATTCTATTACGCTGTGCGGGTTTCAACCAAGTGGATATCGCGGCGGCCAATCAACACGGCATGACGGTACTGCGTGTTCCCGACTACTCACCTATGGCGGTTGCAGAGCATGCCTTGGCAATGATGATGAGTTTAAACCGCAAAACCTACAAAGCCTATAACCGCGTTCGTGACAGCAACTTCTCGTTGGAAGGATTACTTGGCTTCGATATGTTTAATAAAACCGCTGGTGTAGTTGGAACGGGGCATATCGGTTATCACATGGCACGCATCCTGAAAGGGCTTGGATTAGAGGTGCTGGCTTATGACGTCAAACAAAACCCGGAAGTCTTAGCACTTGGCGTAAAGTATGTGAATTTGGATACGCTTTATGCAAAGTCTGACGTCATTTCACTACATGTTCCGTTGTTCAAGGAAACCCACCATCTCATCAACGAGCAATCCATCGCCAAAATGAAATCAGGAGTGATGATTATCAACACCAGTCGTGGCGGGATATTGGATGCTAGTGCCGTAGTGGATGCATTGAAATCGGGTCAAATCGGTTATTTGGGGATTGATGTTTATGAGCAGGAAGCAGACTTGTTTTTTGAAGATCGCTCAGAGCAAATCATTCAAGACGACCTCTTTGAACGCTTACTCATGTTTCCGAATGTACTGGTCACCGCGCATCAGGGTTTCTACACCAAAGAAGCGCTATGTCATATCGTTGAAACAACGTTGGATAATTTGAAGCGTTTCAAAAAAGAAACAATATTGGTTGGCAATCAAGTGAAATAGCTTTCACTCGCCAAGAAACAAAAAAAGGGCTCCAAGGAGCCCTTTTAGTTGTCTAGCGGAAGTGCCTTAAATGACTTCTGCCAACAAGCTATTCATACGCTTGATGAAGTCTGCCGGACGTTCCAACTGATCGCCCTCAGCGAGCTGAGCTTGCTCAAGCAAGAACAACGACCATTCTTTTACCTTATCTTCCGCATCAATTGCCTCAAGCTTTTTCACCAGAGGATGCGTCGGATTCAGCTCAAGAACAGGTTTCTGCTTAGGCATCGCTTGCCCCATCTGCTCCATGATTCTCGCCATATGGGCAGACATATCGCCTTCTGCACTCACAACACAAGCAGGAGAATCTGTCAGACGATGCGTAATACGCACATCAGAAACCAAGTCTTCAATCGCCGTTTTGACCTTTTCAGTAATCGCTTCACGCGCTTTCTTGTCTTCCTCGGTCAATTCGGCTTCATCTTCCGCTTCAAACTCTTTCAAGTCCGCAGAGGTGATAGACTTCAATTGCTTGCCGTCAAACTCAGTCAAATGGGCCACTAACCACTCGTCAATGCGATCGGTCAGCAACAACACCTCAATACCCTTTTTACGGAACATTTCAAGGTGAGGGCTACCTGACGCCGCTGCATAGCTATCACCCGTAATAAAGTAGATCGCTTGCTGATCTTCTTTCATACGGTCGACATAGTCTTGCAAAGAGACACGCTGCTCTTGTGTTGAAGACTCATGTGTTGTGGTGAACCTTAGCAACTTAGCAATCTTCTCTTTATTGGCATAATCTTCAATGACGCCTTCTTTCATGACGTTACCGAACTGATCCCAGAAAGTATTGAAATCGGTTTGATCTTCCTCCTTCGCCATTTTTTCCAAGCTGTCCAATACACGTTTAACAGATGCAGAACGAATCTTATCGACCACCTTGTTGCTTTGTAGGATTTCACGTGACACGTTCAAAGGCAAATCATTTGAATCAATCACACCACGAACAAAGCGTAAATAAGCAGGCAATAGGTTTTCAGCGTCATCCATGATGAACACACGCTTCACATAGAGCTTCAATCCATAACGGCGATCACGGTCATACAAGTCAAATGGCGCACGTTTTGGAACATACAACAAAGAGGTATATTCCAACGTTCCTTCCACTTTGTTGTGAAGTGTCGTCAAAGGGGTTTCAAAATCATGTGAAAGGGTTTGATAGAAGTTGTTATACTCTTCATCCGTCAACTCAGACTTTGGCTGAGTCCAAATCGCAGTCGCCTTATTGACCTGCTCCAGTGACTTTTCACCGTTTGGCTTACCTTCATCATCAAGCTCTTCTTTCCACATCTTGATTGGGAAGTTGATATGGTCAGAATAGGTCGTGATGATATTTTTCAGGCGGAAGTCGCTCAGGAACTCATCCATATCTTCTTTCAAATGCAGGGTGATTTCGGTTCCCTTAGTGTCTTTCTCAATGGTTTCGAGTGTGTACTCGCCTTCACCATCAGATTCCCAACGGGTTGCATTGGCTTTATCATCCCCCGCTCGACGCGTGTTCAAGGTAACCTTATCTGCAACAATAAACGATGCATAGAAACCAACCCCGAACTGACCAATCAAATGGCTGTCTTTTGCCTGATCACCAGACAGGTTTTCCAAAAACTTCTTCGTCCCTGAGTTGGCAATCGTACCGATGTTGGCAATAACCTCGTCACGCGTCATGCCGATACCGTTATCGGAAATCGTCACAGTGCGCGCATCTTTGTCAAAATCAACCAAAATGGACAGCTCAGATTCACCTTCGGTCAAGGCATCATTAGAAACTGACTCGAATCTCAACTTATCCAAAGCATCGGAAGCGTTAGAGACTAACTCTCTCAAAAAGATTTCTTTATTACTGTAAAGGGCGTGAATCATCAACTTCAGCAGCTGATTGACTTCTGTTTGAAAGGCATGAGTTTCGGTATGACTCATTCTATCGTTCTCCTAATTTTACGATTTCATCAATGATTGTTTTAAGCTCTTAGTTAAGTAAGGTTCATCCTGTTTTTTTCAAGAGCCAAAAACAAAAAAAGCGCAGAAAACTGCGCTTTTTTTAGGTTTCAACCCTGATAATTATTTATCAGCTACTTTTTCCAAAGCGTCTTTAATTTCATCAGGTGCATTCGCGATAGACATAAAACTACCTGAACCCATCATTGATAGACTTGGCCAGTTAATTGCAATACGGAATTTACCGTTCAGAGCAACCGCCTTATCACCAACAACTAGAATCTCATATGGCAAGTGCGCTGCATGAGAATGGCCTGATCCATCGATTTGTGACAGGATGTTTTTATCCGCACCTTCACCTTTAGAAATCGCAACACCGAATACAGTTGATTTTGCATCAGGGATATCAATACGGTAAACCTTAGTCACACCTGCTTTGCCAGCAGCCAAGGCTTTTTCGATAGTATCAACCGCTTGTTGATGCGAATCATAATCTTCCAACTCATCAACATCATCAAAATAAGGCATCATGAATTTGTAGTGGTAATCTCTCAAATCACCTTCGCTCAAAGCTTCATCGGCACCGAAAGTTGCTTGGTTACCCAAAGCTTTTTCCATAGCTGCTTGGATAGGCGCAACATCACCTTTCATTTTGTAAACATTCCACATGTAGGTTGGGTTGGTATAGGAAACTTCTGTATTACCACCGCGCTTAACAATAGAAACTCTTTCCATTGCACCAAACGCACCATTTTTAGATTGTGCTGCCAACGCTTTTAAAGCGTCATTAGTGACTACAACAACTTGAACATCAGCAGTTGGGCTATAAGAACCAACTACCTGAAAACCGTTTTCGGTCAGAGCTGATTTTGCTTTATCTGCTGCTGCATCAACTGAATCAGAAGTTGTCGAACCCAAGATGAATGGCATATACGAAGCAGCCATTGCAGCGGTTGAGCTAATCATTAGCGCTGCTGAGATGGCCAGTGCAGACCAAAGAGATTTCAATTTCATGTTTACCTGTCCCTAATATAATTATTTAATGAAGAAGTCTTATTGTGAGGAATCGTTAGGTAAATTCAAAATTCAAATTATTTATGTGTAAATAAGCGCTAGTAAAGCCAGTAGCGCTTGTCACGCTTACTTTAAAACAGCAGACTCAAAAAAACCGCATTTCTGCGGTTTCTTTAATAAAATGCATATATAAACCCTAGAAAAATTCAATTTCTTCCTCTTCTTCTTCCTCTGCATGCATTCTGTTTCGCATGCGTTCTTTCATCTCGTTAATCGCATCTTCAGCAGGCATACCTTTATCAAAGATCAGTTCGAACAACTCTTCTTCTTCTCTCATAGTAGTACCTTTACGAACACTTTCTTTAAATGCTTGCCACTGAGCTTCATCCTGCGCATGCATTTCGTGAGAGACAATATCCGCCAAACCAGACAAACCTTGAGAAACATGATCCAGCCTTTGACTCAACTTATCGTAAAACTGGAAAGCAATAATGGCTTGCTGCATCTTCATAGCCAACTCATTGGTTTGCAACAACAAAGATGCATTATGCTCTTCCATGCCTTCTATATCTTCAGCCATTTCAGCAATCAATCTGCTGGAAGCTTCGATTCCTTCAATGTGTTTACTCATAAAAGAAAAGGAATCGATCAAGGTATTAACAGAGTTATCACCATCGGTGATTGATAGTTCTATCTGAGCAACAGATAAATTCAAAACCATTATGGTTTCTTGAACTTCTTTCGCCCCAAGTGCATACGACATAGAGTTCTCTTTTTATATTTTTTTCAACAATTCATTATCAAGCAGCGCTATGCTGCAGGCTTCCACCCTTATGCCCTGACAGGGTTTCGGAAATATCCAGAATCAAAGATACGGTACCATCCCCAAGGATTGTTGCTCCAGCAATGCTGTTGACTTTCATATAGTTACTTTCCAGTGATTTGATAACCACTTGCTGTTGGCCTAAAAGGTCGTCTACGAAAATACCCGCTCTTTCACCGTTATCTTCAACCACAACCAATAGCCCCGATTCTAAATCGGTTCTTGCATCTTCAACACCCAACTTCTCGTGAAGTCGAATAACAGGAATATAGTTATCTCTAAGTTTATAAAGCTCGGTTTGCCCTGCAATTCCTTTCACAAGTGACTTATCAACTTGGATAGACTCGACAATGGATACCAACGGGAACACATACGTTTCGGAACCGACTTTAGCAAGCTGACCATCTAGGATAGCCAATGTCAGTGGTAGACGAATGGTAAAGATACTTCCCTTGCCAAGCTCAGTTTTAACCTCAACAGAACCGCCAAGCCCTCGAATGTTTCGACGCACCACATCCATACCGACGCCACGTCCTGAAATATCGCTCACGACATCTGCCGTAGAGAAGCCCGGGTGGAAAATCAAGTCAACAATCTCTTGTTCAGACAAATGTTGTCCTTCTTCGATAACGCCTTTTTCAACTGCTTTTTGATATACCTTATCCGCATTGATCCCAGCACCATCATCTGTGATTTGGATCAGGATGTTACCACCTTGGTGGAAAGCGGCCATCTTAACGGTTCCTGTTCTTGGTTTTCCAGCTGCTTCTCGGACATCCGGCGCTTCAATACCGTGGTCAATTGAGTTTCTCACGATGTGAACCAATGGATCCGTCAAGGCTTCCAACATGGTTTTATCCAGCTCAGTACCTTCACCTTCCATTACCAATTCAATTGATTTACCAAGCTTCTGGCTCACATCATGCACGATACGAGGCATACGATTGAACGCAAAACTTACTGGTAACATACGGATGTTCATGACACTTTCCTGAAGGTCTCGCGTATGTCTTTCCAAATGCGTCAAACCTTCTTTCAACTTATCAATCCATTCAGTATTATCTCCGCCTTGTTCTGCTTGCTCCCCAAACTGGCTAAGCATTGACTGCGTAATAACCAACTCACCAACAAGGTTCACCATTTGGTCAATCTTACTCAAGTCAACACGAATAGAGCTGTCTTGCTTCGGAGCCACTGCCTTGGCAGCAGTAGCTTTCTTGGCGGTCGGCGCTGCCGCAGGAGTTGTTTCTGCTTTTGGTACTGGCGCAGCAGAAAGAGCTGGCTCTTGTGTTACAGCAACTTCGGCCACAGCTGAAACATCCGGCTCTGAAACTGCCGCAGTAGAAGCAGGCTTGTGATATTTGATTTCAGCGCCATCACCATCAATCCACTCAAAAACTTCTCTAATGTCATCTTCTTGAATATTGTCGCCTGACAACTCAAGCGTCCATTTCAAATAAAGTTTTTCGGGATCTAGGTCGTTGATGTCAGGTAACGAAGAATCATCTACGATGGCGTTAAGAGAACCCAAGGTTTCAAGTTCTCTAAAAATACGAATAGGTTCATTACCTGTTTGTAGCAATTCTGTTTCTGGAATAAGTTCAAGTTTCCAAGTACCTTGTCCTGCTTCTTGCACGGTAACAGGTTCACTGGCTGCTGCTTGAGTTGGCTCAGCAGAAGACCCGTCTGAACTGGTACCCAAAATACGTTCAAGCTCAGCCTGAACTTCAGCGGCACGCTCTTCATCGATGGTTTCATGGTTTTGCAAACGCGTCATCATGTCTCGTAGAACATCGACCGCTTGAAGCATGACATCGTTTGCTTCTTGAGTGACTTGGCGACGTCCATCACGCATTTCGTCAAGAAGCGTTTCCAAGACGTGCGTGAAATCGATGATTTCGGTAAAGCCGAAAGTACCACTACCACCCTTGATTGAGTGCGCCGCACGGAAGATTTCATTGATTTTCTCGTTATCAGGTTCGCCAGGAGGTAGTTCCAGCAACCCTGCTTCCATTACATCCAGACCTTCAAAACTCTCTTCTAGATAAGTTTGACGAAACGTCTCCATCATATCCATAGTCATCTTCCTCAGAACAGTTCGACATCACCCTCAACAGGTTTCGATCCAATATTATTAATATAACGACTTTCTTCTGCAGCCAGAGTTTGATTGTGCATAGCATTCAACCTTCTTACCCTAACCCTTCCAGTCGTTGGATAGTACAAAATTTTTCTCGGGTAGACATCTCCGATATCTTGAGAAACAATTTTGAACCCTTCCGTATAGATATAGTCAAAAGCAAAGCCAATGTTGTACCAACCAATGTTGGTTTTTGAGCTCATAATTCGCCCACCACCAAACAGCTTAAACTCTAATCTTTCACGCCTTGCTCCTAGATTTAGCAAAGCATTAACAAGATTTTCCATCGCGTAGTTGCCATAACGGTTAGCGTCCGATAACTCTGAAGCGCCTGCAGCATTTTTGTCCATGGGTAGCATGAAGTGATTCATCCCACCGACACCAGTAACCGGATCCCTAACACACGCAGAAATACAAGAACCTAATACTGTCTCGATGCGTTCATTCTCCTTGGTGACATAGAACTCTCCCGGAAGAATTTTATAAGTGGTTATCCCTTCAGCTGGATCAACGCTTTTTTGCATAGAATTTTTTGGCTATCTTGTCATGAAAAACAATTAAAATTTTTATAAGACAATACTCGCATTTATTCTCAACGGAGGCAAGTCTTAGTTGCAACTCTATTCGTTTTTATCGATTTGTTTTTCCGCTTTAGCAGCCATTCTTTTTTGCTTGAAAAAATGCTTTATCAATTGACTGGCTTCATCCTTTAAAACACCAAATTCAACTTCCACATCATGATTGAGTTCTGGATGCTGAACAAGGTTTATCAAACTGCCCGCTGCGCCAGTTCTTGGATCCTCAGTAGCAATCACCAAACGAGAGATTCTGCCATGAATCAATGCCCCTGCACACATTGGACAAGGCTCCAAGGTGACATATAAGGTCAGACCAGGCATTCGATAGTTTTTGATTTTTTGACCGGCGTTACGTAGCGCAACCACTTCTGCATGTGCTGTAGGATCATGTGATTGTATTGTTTGATTCCAGCCTTCAGCTATCAAACCGTTGTCATCAACCAATACTGCACCAACAGGAACCTCTCCTTGAGACTCTGCTATCTTGGCTAACTCTAATGCGCGGTGCATCCAAAAAATATCTTGTTCTAAACTGGCACTCAAAGAAACTAAACCTTTTTACTGACGAAAAAAAAGGATGCTAGACATCCTTTCTCTTTTCATTACTCCCACTCAATAGTCGCTGGGGGCTTACTTGAAATATCGTAGGTAACCCGCGTAATTCGAGGGATTTCATTAATGATACGATTGGATACCTTTTCCAGGAAATCGTAAGGCAAATGCGCCCATCGAGCCGTCATGAAGTCAATGGTTTCAACTGCACGCAATGCAACAACATAGTCATAGCGTCTTGCATCACCAACAACCCCAACGGATTTAACGGGTAAGAAAACCGTAAATGCTTGTGACGTTTTGTCATACAAGTCCGCTGCGCGAAGCTCTTCGATGAAGATATGATCCGCCAAGCGTAAAATATCCGCATATTCTTTTTTCACTTCACCCAAAATACGAACACCAAGGCCTGGACCTGGGAAAGGATGACGATAAACCATATCATGTGGCAATCCTAACGCGACACCAAGCTTTCTAACTTCATCTTTAAAAAGTTCTCTTAAAGGTTCAAGCAACTCCAACTTCATATCTTCAGGTAAGCCACCCACATTGTGATGAGATTTGATGACTTTTGCCTTACCTGTTTTAGAACCTGCCGACTCGATAACATCTGGATAAATCGTGCCTTGAGCTAACCATTTTACTGAAGTCAATTTCGCCGATTCCTGGTCAAACATTTCAATGAATGCATGACCAATAATTTTACGCTTCGCTTCAGGGTCTGCTTCGCCTTCAAGCTGCTTCATAAAGTATTCTTCAGCATCAACACGGATAACCTTGATTCCCATGTTTTCAGCGAACATTGCCATCACCTGATCACCTTCCTGATGACGAAGCAAGCCGTGATCAACAAAAACACAGGTCAGTTGGTCGCCGATAGCTTTGTGTAATAGAGCAGCAACCACGGAAGAATCAACGCCACCTGAAAGTCCTAATAAAACTTCATCGTCACCAACTTGCTCACGGATACGAGTGATACTGTCTTCAATAATGTTTGTCGTTGTCCATAGTTTTTCACATCCACACAAATCAACAACAAAACGTTCAAGCATACGCGCACCTTGCTTGGTATGCGTCACTTCAGGGTGGAATTGAATGCCATAGAAATTTTTAGATTCATTCGCCATCCCAGCAATTGGGCAATTGCCTGTAGAAGCCATCAGAACAAACCCTTCTGGCATGACATCTACTCTATCGCCATGAGACATCCAAACATCTAGCATGCCATACCCTTCAGGCGTGACATGGTCCTCAATATCTTTAAGCAGTTTGGTGTGACCACGCGCACGCACTTGGGCATAGCCATATTCATGTTCATCTGCATGAATCACTTTACCGCCCAACTGCTCTGCCATGGTCTGCATACCATAACAAATACCCAATACAGGAAGTCCCAGTTCAAACACAACTTCTGGTGCTTTTGGCGCATCGTCACCAATAACGGTTTCAGGGCCACCAGAAAGAATAATCCCTTTGGCATTGAAGCTGGTAATCGCTTCATCATCAACATCCCATGGTTCCACTTCACAGTAGACACCGATTTCACGAATTCTACGTGCGATTAACTGTGTGTACTGAGAACCAAAATCCAAGATTAAGATGCGGTCTGAATGAATATTGTGTTCGGCCATAGGTAATTAATTCCACTTAAGCGATAAAGAGATAAGAGTTTTAGATTTGAAAGAAACGTCAAACCAAAGTTTGACGTTTCCAAAATGTTTACACTCGGTAATTAGGTGCTTCTTTTGTGATAGTCACATCATGAACATGACTTTCCGCCATACCGGCACCAGTAACACGTACAAACTGCGGCTTGGTATTGAATTCTCCAATATCTTTGCAGCCTGTATAACCCATGCTGGAACGAACTCCACCAACCAACTGATGGATAATTGGTGCCAAAGGTCCTTTATAAGCAACACGCCCTTCAATCCCTTCTGGCACAAGTTTATCCGCAGCATTTGAAGACTGAAAATAACGATCTGAAGACCCTTGCTTTTGAGACATCGCGCCTAGAGATCCCATACCACGATAGGACTTATAAGCACGACCTTGATAATACTCCACTTCACCTGGAGACTCTTCTGTTCCGGCAAACATACTACCTAGCATCACAGCTGAAGCTCCTGCTACCAATGCTTTAGCAACGTCACCTGAGAACCGGATACCGCCATCTGCAATCAAAGGCACACCTGTACCCTCCAATGCTTCTGCAACATTGGCAATTGCGCTTAACTGAGGAACCCCTACACCAGCAACAATACGAGTGGTACAAATTGATCCAGGACCAATACCTACTTTAACGGCATCCGCGCCAGCTTTAACCAAGTCCAATGCCGCTTCAGCCGTTGCAATATTTCCGCCAATCACATCAACCTGAGGGTAGTTTTCTTTTACCCATTTTACGCGATCAAGCACGCCTTGTGAGTGTCCATGAGCAGTATCAACAATAATTGCATCAACACCTGCTTTGACCAAAGCAGCAACTCTGTCAGACGTGTCCGCACCAGTACCAACTGCCGCACCAACTCTTAGACGTCCATTAGAGTCTTTAGAAGCATTTGGGTGCTCAGATGATTTCGCCATGTCCTTGACGGTAATCATCCCTTTCAAATTAAAGTCGTCATCAACAACCAACAAGCGCTCCAAACGGTGTTTATGAAGAAGCTCCATGACCACTTCACGCTCTTCTTTTTCTTTGACAGTAACCAAGCGATCTTTTGGGGTCATGATTTCAGAGACTGGTTTCTGTAAGTTGGTAACATAGCGTAAGTCACGACTGGTGACGATACCGACCAAGTCATTTCCATCAACAACAGGCGCGCTTGATACTCGGTTTTCCTTGGTTTTCTGTAAAACCTGCTCAACAGTATCGGTTACTTGAACAGTAATAGGCTCCAAGATCACGCCGTGCTCATATTTTTTCACCTTGGTCACAACATGCGCCTGCTCTTCAACTGTCATATTCTTATGAATAATACCAATGCCGCCTTCCTGAGCCATTGAGATAGCCAGCCTAGCTTCCGTGACGGTATCCATCGCTGCTGAAACAAATGGTATGCTCAGTTCGATATTTCTTGTTAATTTTGTTTTTAGACTTACATCCGAAGGTAAGACCGTTGAATGAGCCGGAACCAATAGAACATCATCAAATGTCAGTGCTTCTTGCAGAATACGCATACCAATTCACCTTACAACTTATATAGCCTCTAAATCTATTTCGAAAACAAGTCGAAACAGAACGTGCCTTTTATGCCATCGAACCTATTTATAACAACCGACATAAATTTGATAGATAAAATCAAAGCCTTATAAGGAAAAGCTCTAACCTTTGGTTTATCATACAAAATGTTGGCAAAACTAGGCGACAGCACTATTAAATAAAAAATAGTGTACATTATATAGGGTTGATACCCTGCCGGTAAACTGAATAAGTTATTAGATTCATTTATTTGTTAAAAAATGTTTTATGGGCAAATTCATGATTTTTACTTTAAATCGCGAAAATTTATGATTAGAATAAGACCGGCTTAAAACTTTTTAATAAATAAATTAAGCTATCTATCTTGGAGGATTCGGAATGAAAAAACTATTTGTTGGTGCGGCTGTCATCACAACTTTAACACTAGGTGCATGTTCAAGCATGCCATCAAAATCAATGTCTTACGATGACGTTGTCGCTCAAGCAACTGCTCAACACGCTAAAGCTAAAAAAATGGGTGATGTTTGGCAACAAAAGAAAATGAAACAACCATACGTTGACACTTACCTAGCTGAAGCTGCTGAAGCTAAGAAGAAAGGTGACGATGCAAAAGCAATGGAACTTGCTCAAGAAGCTCTAAAAACAGCTAACGCTGAAGTAAATCAGATGGAAAAATATGCTGATTTACAACCAGCTTGGATTCCTAACAAGTAATCACTTGTTAGAAGTTAATAAAAAAACCGGCTTTCGCCGGTTTTTTTATTTCCCTTTTAAAAATTCGTCATCATCAAAGCAACTGACCCACTGCGGCTTTAAAATCACCAACGTCAAGATCACCAACCCATTAGCAAACGCTTCAGGAATGACCATCATTGGAATGTAAGGCAAGAACGATTGCGTTAGCTTCTCCGTTTCGTGCAAACCACCCAACCACATAACCGCTGCCGCAGCCAAAAGCACAGCAAAAGTACTGGCCGCCGCGGCAAAGAAGGCGTTAAAAAGCACAAAAACAAAGAAATGCCTTTCTAGATATCGATATGCTAGTACCGCCATGATCCAAGAGATGGACACCGGAATGACTGCCATGAGCACCGCATTCATACCAAACATCATCGCCCCAGACTTCCCCATAAGCGTCACGCCAACTAATGCCAAGGACGCCGAAAACAATGCAAACTGAGGTCCAAACATTAACGTCACTGCCGTAACCAATAACACATGGAAGCTCAATCCATCACCAATTGAAGCGCTTGATATCCATAAAAAAAACAGGATAACAGTTGTTCCAATAAAAACATGCTGCGCCTCAGAGTCTCCCTTTATCTTATGCCATGGCGCCGTTCGAATACTCCAGATGATTGCCAATGCAAAAAGCATCCAACCTATGCCAATCCAAAAAAGAGAAAAATGTCCGTCAGGTAAATTCAATTATCTCTCCTTTAAATAATAGGGTTAATTTTGTACTCTATTTTTATATCTTACTGAGATTTGAAGCAAAATAGATTATTATTTGCCACCTGATATAACTTAAACCAAGCTTTGAACATGTTGCCATTTAAAATACTTTTTGCCTTTTTATATGATTTATTACTGCTCTGCTCAGTATGGTTTGTGGCAGCGATACCATTCGTTGTATGGCAAGGAGAAAACCTGCAAAATTCATCTTCTTCCATGCTCGGCTTTCAGGTTTATCTACTCGCCATTACCTATGTGTACCTAACGTACTTTTGGACACAGTCAGGCCAGACTCCGGGACTCAGAACCTGGAAGCTAAGACTCATAACGCAAAACAATACCCTACTAACTAGAACTGAAGCCAACCTACGCTTCCTCACAGGTATTTTGTTATGGCCTATTGGCTGGATTGGGCTTTTCCTACCGAGCAACCATCAAACACTTCAGGATAGAATCGCTAAAACGCAAATCCTCCCAGTTTCAGAAAAAAATTTATAAATTACGGACAGAGACGACATGCTAATTATTCACACAAATCATCTTAGTCAAACGCAGACTCAAGAAATCGAATCTATATTAGGTTCCACACCTTACGCTGTGGCAAGCCATTATCAAGTTAATATTGACTCGCCAAATATGTCCTCTGTTCAAGAATTAAGTGACAACCTGAAAATAGACATTAACCTTTTACCTAAAGGGTTCACTCCGTCAACAGCAAAGCTGGTCATTAGCGACATGGATTCGACTTTAATCGGTATTGAGTGTGTTGATGAAATTGCCGATATGATGAACTTAAAACCTCAAGTCTCCGCCATCACAGAAGCGGCGATGCGTGGTGAGCTGAACTTTGAAAGTTCACTTACACAACGAGTAGCGCTGTTAAATGGGCTATCGGAAACTGCTTTGCAGAAAGTTTATGACGAACGTCTATTCCTTAATCCAGGTGCAGAAGAATGGCTTAATGGGCTAAAAAACCGAAAAATACCTTTCGCTCTAGTATCAGGCGGGTTCACCTATTTCACAGACAGGCTAAAAGAACAGCTAGACATTCAATTCACACGCTCCAACCATCTGGAAATCGTTGAAGGTCAACTCACTGGAAAAATAGTTGGCGGCATTATCGGTGCTGAAGCGAAAGCTTATTTTCTTCAAGAATTGTGTGATGTACTAAGCATCAATTTAGACCAAGCGATTGCTATCGGCGACGGTGCAAATGACTTGCTAATGATGAATGAAGCGGGTCTAAGCATCGCATATCATGCAAAACCTGCCGTTCAGGAAAAGGCAAACACAAGCCTTAACTACAGTG
This portion of the Hydrogenovibrio marinus genome encodes:
- the tadA gene encoding tRNA adenosine(34) deaminase TadA — encoded protein: MSASLEQDIFWMHRALELAKIAESQGEVPVGAVLVDDNGLIAEGWNQTIQSHDPTAHAEVVALRNAGQKIKNYRMPGLTLYVTLEPCPMCAGALIHGRISRLVIATEDPRTGAAGSLINLVQHPELNHDVEVEFGVLKDEASQLIKHFFKQKRMAAKAEKQIDKNE
- a CDS encoding 2-hydroxyacid dehydrogenase, yielding MKLAFFSTTKTDKRLFDSAKKNYDVEIDYFEHHLSEKTVALAQPYDAVCVFVNDDVTDKVIAKLHDYGIRLILLRCAGFNQVDIAAANQHGMTVLRVPDYSPMAVAEHALAMMMSLNRKTYKAYNRVRDSNFSLEGLLGFDMFNKTAGVVGTGHIGYHMARILKGLGLEVLAYDVKQNPEVLALGVKYVNLDTLYAKSDVISLHVPLFKETHHLINEQSIAKMKSGVMIINTSRGGILDASAVVDALKSGQIGYLGIDVYEQEADLFFEDRSEQIIQDDLFERLLMFPNVLVTAHQGFYTKEALCHIVETTLDNLKRFKKETILVGNQVK
- the htpG gene encoding molecular chaperone HtpG, which translates into the protein MSHTETHAFQTEVNQLLKLMIHALYSNKEIFLRELVSNASDALDKLRFESVSNDALTEGESELSILVDFDKDARTVTISDNGIGMTRDEVIANIGTIANSGTKKFLENLSGDQAKDSHLIGQFGVGFYASFIVADKVTLNTRRAGDDKANATRWESDGEGEYTLETIEKDTKGTEITLHLKEDMDEFLSDFRLKNIITTYSDHINFPIKMWKEELDDEGKPNGEKSLEQVNKATAIWTQPKSELTDEEYNNFYQTLSHDFETPLTTLHNKVEGTLEYTSLLYVPKRAPFDLYDRDRRYGLKLYVKRVFIMDDAENLLPAYLRFVRGVIDSNDLPLNVSREILQSNKVVDKIRSASVKRVLDSLEKMAKEEDQTDFNTFWDQFGNVMKEGVIEDYANKEKIAKLLRFTTTHESSTQEQRVSLQDYVDRMKEDQQAIYFITGDSYAAASGSPHLEMFRKKGIEVLLLTDRIDEWLVAHLTEFDGKQLKSITSADLKEFEAEDEAELTEEDKKAREAITEKVKTAIEDLVSDVRITHRLTDSPACVVSAEGDMSAHMARIMEQMGQAMPKQKPVLELNPTHPLVKKLEAIDAEDKVKEWSLFLLEQAQLAEGDQLERPADFIKRMNSLLAEVI
- the cheD gene encoding chemoreceptor glutamine deamidase CheD, which codes for MQKSVDPAEGITTYKILPGEFYVTKENERIETVLGSCISACVRDPVTGVGGMNHFMLPMDKNAAGASELSDANRYGNYAMENLVNALLNLGARRERLEFKLFGGGRIMSSKTNIGWYNIGFAFDYIYTEGFKIVSQDIGDVYPRKILYYPTTGRVRVRRLNAMHNQTLAAEESRYINNIGSKPVEGDVELF
- a CDS encoding chemotaxis protein CheA; this translates as MDMMETFRQTYLEESFEGLDVMEAGLLELPPGEPDNEKINEIFRAAHSIKGGSGTFGFTEIIDFTHVLETLLDEMRDGRRQVTQEANDVMLQAVDVLRDMMTRLQNHETIDEERAAEVQAELERILGTSSDGSSAEPTQAAASEPVTVQEAGQGTWKLELIPETELLQTGNEPIRIFRELETLGSLNAIVDDSSLPDINDLDPEKLYLKWTLELSGDNIQEDDIREVFEWIDGDGAEIKYHKPASTAAVSEPDVSAVAEVAVTQEPALSAAPVPKAETTPAAAPTAKKATAAKAVAPKQDSSIRVDLSKIDQMVNLVGELVITQSMLSQFGEQAEQGGDNTEWIDKLKEGLTHLERHTRDLQESVMNIRMLPVSFAFNRMPRIVHDVSQKLGKSIELVMEGEGTELDKTMLEALTDPLVHIVRNSIDHGIEAPDVREAAGKPRTGTVKMAAFHQGGNILIQITDDGAGINADKVYQKAVEKGVIEEGQHLSEQEIVDLIFHPGFSTADVVSDISGRGVGMDVVRRNIRGLGGSVEVKTELGKGSIFTIRLPLTLAILDGQLAKVGSETYVFPLVSIVESIQVDKSLVKGIAGQTELYKLRDNYIPVIRLHEKLGVEDARTDLESGLLVVVEDNGERAGIFVDDLLGQQQVVIKSLESNYMKVNSIAGATILGDGTVSLILDISETLSGHKGGSLQHSAA